A single Lolium perenne isolate Kyuss_39 chromosome 6, Kyuss_2.0, whole genome shotgun sequence DNA region contains:
- the LOC127306787 gene encoding uncharacterized protein, translating into MPPMPEEILADVARNLLRPHPPATLSLDRPAIRLPRPAVSHADWRGLSAVALGALFRHLPVPDLLRLGYLFTPRWREVWRTYPLYLHDKQFAGLPIPRSEVADAIANVLDEFLHGFQGEGEGVAEEEDLHLHRCGVTSFRVESTEWRPDHAARWCAALQRGGPSEVVLFNRGVAGQPPALIAVPPLLLQCTTVSHLHLAFFTVEAGELDALTRASELGLHGCACRPGVVEGVVAACSHLRMLWVQDCALDTVVVRAAPRLYRLSMLRTASRSLTVDDAPKLSELLPGSTAALSISGAPKLTSLLRFILPATLDIDGVQIAVGREEMQPQMRSVSNLWLALDYTALRGMGFDMVVRMVQQMLRRFPCLQFLTIERTDAVPREEGMATRYDQHAYYLTLDGGLDQCLHYLTLFDFRGGKAELELLMAIMDSTRALWTVNLAYSSRRMGPQLWHATQEALAGLKLFTIVSNNHTLRNPLLVVTSMYTRQTAGYGWCRSHLF; encoded by the exons ATGCCGCCGATGCCGGAGGAGATCCTCGCCGACGTCGCGCGGAACCTCCTCAGGCCGCACCCCCCGGCCACGCTCTCGCTCGACCGCCCGGCCATCCGCCTCCCCCGCCCCGCCGTCAGCCACGCCGACTGGCGGGGCCTCTCCGCGGTCGCCCTCGGCGCGCTCTTCCGCCACCTCCCCGTTCCCGACCTCCTCCGCCTCGGCTACCTCTTCACCCCGCGCTGGCGCGAGGTCTGGCGCACGTACCCGCTCTACCTCCACGACAAGCAGTTCGCGGGCCTCCCCATCCCCCGCTCCGAGGTCGCCGACGCCATCGCCAACGTGCTCGACGAGTTCCTCCACGGATTCCAAGGCGAAGGCGAAGGCGTGGCAGAAGAAGAAGACCTACATCTTCATCGCTGCGGCGTCACGTCCTTCCGCGTCGAGTCCACGGAGTGGCGCCCCGACCACGCGGCGCGCTGGTGCGCGGCGCTCCAGCGGGGCGGGCCGTCCGAGGTCGTCCTCTTCAACCGCGGAGTCGCCGGCCAGCCTCCCGCGCTCATCGCCGTCCCGCCTCTCCTCCTGCAGTGCACCACCGTCAGCCACCTCCACCTCGCCTTCTTCACCGTCGAGGCCGGGGAGCTCGACGCGCTCACCAGAGCCTCCGAGCTCGGGCTCCACGGCTGCGCGTGCCGCCCCGGCGTCGTCGAGGGCGTCGTCGCCGCGTGCAGCCACCTGCGCATGCTCTGGGTCCAGGATTGCGCGCTGGACACCGTCGTCGTCAGAGCGGCGCCTCGCCTCTATCGCCTCTCCATGCTCCGCACCGCCTCGCGTAGCCTCACCGTGGACGACGCCCCGAAGCTCAGCGAGCTGCTCCCCGGCTCCACGGCAGCGCTCAGCATCAGCGGCGCGCCCAAACTGACAAGCCTCCTGCGCTTCATCCTCCCCGCCACCCTCGACATCGATGGCGTCCAGATCGCG GTTGGTAGGGAGGAGATGCAGCCGCAGATGCGGTCTGTCAGCAATCTATGGCTAGCCCTGGACTACACGGCGCTCCGCGGTATGGGGTTTGACATGGTGGTGCGCATGGTGCAGCAGATGCTGAGGCGTTTCCCTTGCCTGCAATTTCTGACTATCGAG CGCACGGACGCCGTGCCACGGGAAGAAGGGATGGCCACCCGGTACGACCAACACGCCTACTACCTGACCCTCGACGGGGGCCTCGACCAGTGCTTGCACTACCTGACGCTCTTCGACTTCCGGGGCGGCAAGGCCGAGCTCGAGCTCCTCATGGCGATCATGGACAGCACCCGTGCACTGTGGACCGTCAACCTAGCCTACAGCTCCCGTCGCATGGGGCCGCAGCTCTGGCACGCCACCCAGGAGGCGCTCGCTGGGCTGAAGCTGTTCACGATCGTGAGCAACAACCATACCCTCCGGAACCCGCTGCTCGTCGTCACATCCATGTACACCAGACAAACCGCAGGATACGGATGGTGCAGATCACATCTCTTCTGA